ACATAGTAGTTTGTGGGAAAAGTAATACACGTTTTATTGGTAATCATAAATGACAAATAATCAGACAGAGTAAATGTTCCAAAAGTGATACTTAATACGGAACGTCTAACATATCATTCCACAACATTCAAGTTAAAGTCATGCTATCAAATGTGTTTGACTTTAAATGTATAGTTACTCTCATTGATCAAATAATTAAATGCACTTACTTAAAggaaaaatatgaatttgtcTGGTATTATTGTGCAAAAAAAGTGTTATGTATTCTAACTTGCTAAGTAACAAAGGTCTGCTTTATATTTAGCGATACTACTCTGCATCAGCACGCGAATTGGCACGATTAACTGGTATATGCCAAGCTCCAGTTATTCAACATTTTTCTGAAACAATTTCTGGATCAACAACCATAAGAAGTTTTGAGCAAGAATCAAGATTTAATGAAATGAATATGCAATTGATAGACAAATATTCGCAACCTAAATTATACAGTGGTAGTGCAAAGGAATGGCTGAGTTTCAGATTGGATCTTTTATCCATTACAGTATTTGCGTCCTGCTTGGTTTTCTTGGTGTCTTTTCCAAGTTCAATAACTAATGCTAGTGAGTATTTCAATGTTAATTTACATACATTAACTAGTCATACTCGCTCATCGTGACATTAGGCATAAAATTTCATTCCTTACCAGGTATTGCGGGATTGGCTGTGACATATGGGATTAACCTATGTGAAATACAATCCGATTTAATTCGGTTTTTTTGCAACTTGGAGAACAAAATTATATCTGTAGAAAGAATACTTCAGTACACTTCCATCCCAAGTGAAGCACCTCttataataaaagaaaaccGACCAGATCATTCTTGGCCGTCATTCGGAGAGGTTCATATTCAGGATTTACAGGTACTACAGCGTTCAATATCAATTTACCTCTATCAAAACCTACTGTTGGATTCAAAGTTACCAACATAtagaaaattatatatgtaaacTTTTTCCCTGATTTAAAATTATCTAATGCCATCAAAATATGTCAAGATTAATGTCATATAACTTGTAAATTACATGAAAATGAATCATTAGGTTATAAACTTTTacattttatgagattttacaCAAGGTGATTAATATGTAATATAGTTATTAGTTATTACGTGACGGTTGAATCAACAACTTTAACATTCTTCTAAAACATTGTTAATGGTGTATTATTcctaaattaatacaccaatgTTACATTTGGTTTATATGCTTACTAACAATGGCCTGTTTactgtcaacaaaaaaaaaatggcgtTTGTAGActggcttatttgagcttatctaatAACATAAGCACTGGTGAGACTGTctgggagagcttatggaaacaacttataacatttcataatttattttcagatttttttcgtaagctctctaggatagcttatgaaaacaatttgaccttttgttattgaaatagcttatacataagcacttaaatGATAAACGCTTATGCTATAAGAGGACTTAAGCGTCTATCATGGTAGTTTAGATTGTATCTATCTTTAAATAAGGCATTGTGTGATACAGGTTCAATATGCTCCTCACTTGCCTCTTGTTTTACGTGGACTAACATGCACTTTTACTGCTGGAGCaaaaactggaattgttggaagAACCGGAAGTGGAAAATCAACACTAGTGCAAACACTCTTCAGACTTGTTGAACCTGTTGCAGGACAAATATTGATAGATAAGATCAACATCTCATTGATTGGAATCCATGATTTAAGGTCAAGATTAAGCATAATTCCTCAGGATCCAACAATGTTTCAAGGGACAGTAAGAAGCAACCTAGACCCGCTTGAAGAGTACACAGACAAACAGATTTGGGAGGTAAATTGGTTTTGTTTGACAATAATAAACAATTTATCTCTTTAGTGCAAGTTgtacaaatttatatattttatgaaatattttagGCTTTAGATAGGTGCCAACTTGGAGATGAAGTGAGGAAGAAAGAAGGAAAGCTTGACTCCACAGGTTTGACTACACTTCTTAACTTAcgaattatttttctttatggttGTGAATATAACTTGAATCTCACTTAATATGGGACGTAAAAAGCTTATAGCGAGTGTTAGATAACATCATGAATCATGAATTTTCCAGTTACTGAGAATGGAGAAAATTGGAGCATGGGTCAAAGGCAGTTGGTTTGCCTCGGCCGTGTTCTACTTAAGAAAAGCAAGATCTTGGTGCTCGATGAAGCGACTGCATCAGTTGATACAGCTACAGATAATATAATTCAGCAGACTGTTAATCAACATTTCACTGATTGCACAGTTATTATCATTGCTCACAGAATAACTTCAATCCTCGATAGTGACATGGTTCTGTTTCTCAGCGAAGGCAAGAACCTGGTTTTTTCGCTTGTTCTTTATTTCATCAATTTTTACTCATAAACAAATGTCAACATGATTTTTCTTCATATTGATCATATAGGGCTTATTGAAGAATATGATTCACCAAAGAAGCTGCTTAAAGATAAATCTTCATCTCTTGCTCAACTAGTTGCAGAATACACAAGGAGGTCAAACACTGGTTTTGGAAGTTGAGATCTAAAACTGTACAGAAAATAAACTAGAATATAAGTTGTAATAAGGGTATACAAATTAAGAATAACATAGTTTGTCTGTGCTTTTAAGTATTACTGAAGCTTATGTGTAATAGAACAAAGTAAACATTTGAGGAAAACATAAAAAGTcacttcaaattatttttacatctttccatgaaatttatttcgaggaaaacataaaaagtcatacttttattttatttttaagaaaatatacaTTATTGAAACTTTTACAACGAAAGTGAACGGTACGCTCAAATAAGACTAGCCAAATTTATTCTTTCCGGGCAGAGGCAAAACTTATTCTAGAATGTATTCCTTTCTTTTTTCATACTTGCTAGCTTATCAAAATGACACTATGCTATGAGCCATGTTGAAGCaactttacaaacaaaaaagGCACTCTCGACCTGTAGATATCTCTAGAATGGATCGAGGTTCATTGATTTCTAAGCTCAGAAAAAACTTGCAACAAAAAAGGTATGTTTTCGTATTTGATGATGTATGGAACATACAGTTTTGGGATGAGATTGAATATGTTGTGATTGATAATAAAAATGGGAGTAAGATATTTATTACAACAAGAAACATGGATGTTGCTTTGTATTGTAAGAAATCTTCTTTTATTGAAATGCATGAGTTGCAACCATTAACCAAAGAAGAATCTTTGGAGTTGTCCAAAAGAGTTAATTGATATATCTTCTGAAATTGCTAGAAAATGCAAAGGTTTACCACTAGCAATTGTGACAATTGGTGGTCTTTTATCTACAAAGGAGAAAAATGCATTTGAATGGCAGAGATTTAGTGATAATATGACTTTAGAGATAAAGAAGGATTCTCATTTGACTGCGATAAAGAAAATTTTAGGTTTCAGCTATAATGATTTGCCTCTTTATCTTAAGTCATGTTTGTTGTATTTTGGAATATATCCTGAAGATTATGAAGTTGAATCAAGGAGACTAATTCGGCAGTGGATAGCTGAAGGATTTGTGAAAGAAGAAAGAGGGAATACTATGGAGGAAGTAGCAGAAGGATATTTGAAAGAGTTAATCCATAGAAATTTGGTGCAAGTATCTTCAATTAAAAGTGATGGAAAAACTAAAAGTTGTTGTGTTCATGATCTAATACATATGATGATCGTTGAAAAGTGTGAGGATTTAAGTTTCGGCAAGCATATTGGTGAAGATGGTTATTCATCTTTAGGTGGAATTATTCCACGCCTATCAATAACAACCAATTCCAATGACTTTTTGGCATGTCTTGAAAACTCACATGTTCGGTCGCTTTTTCTTTTCGCAAATAAACCAAATGTTTTAGATGATTACTCTGTGAGAAGAATCTTGACCAAACATAGGCATTTGAATGTTCTTGATTTTCAAGATGTTAACTTGCATACTATTCATAAAAATTTGGGAAGTTTGATCCATTTGAAGTATTTCAGTTTCGAGAATTCTCATATAATACTAGATCAACAAAATCTTTACAAATCTATTGGCATGCTGCAAAATCTGGAGACCTTGGATCTAAGGACTTGTTATAGTTTTCATGGGATACCAAAGGATTTTAGTAAGCTTAAGAAACTACGACATCTTCTTGGCAACAAAATGCCTTTGTCTGAATTGATAGGTGCAGGTATCGGAGGCATAGAATCTCTACAAACATTGAGTGAAGTGATAATAGATAAAGAAGAAAAGGAGTTGATTGAAGAGTTTGGAAAGTTGTGGCAGCTAAGAAAATTGGGTTTGGTTGGTGTTAGGAGAGGAATTGTAAACACTTTATCTTTCTTATTGATCAAAGAGATGCGGCAATTGGAGAAACTACGCATTGGGTTAAAATCGACACCTCTATTTCCTTTCGAAATCATAGATTTGCATTTGGTTTCACCCCCTCCTAGTATTCGAAGTCTTAGACTATATGGAAAGTTGGATAATTTTTCAGAGTGGATTTCGGAGTTTCAAAATCTTGTCGAGTTTAGGTTAAAATACTCCCACTTAACTGATGATCCATTAAAGTCTTTAGAAAATATGCAAAACTTGTTGTCCCTCCAAATCGACTTCAAAGCTTACAAAGGTGAAAGTTTACACTTTCATGATGGAGGGTTTCAAAATCTAAAGGAACTATATATTAGAGAGTTGCTTGACTTGAATTCAATTGTAATCGACAAAGGAGCATTGCAATCTCTAAAAAAGTTCAATTGTTATCATTCAGTAACGTACATGCtttgtatatttttgaattcttcatcaataattatcataatatttttattgtgttGTGACCCTCAAGAGCTATTTTGTTGTAATCCTTTCATTATGCACAGCATAATTTTCATTCCCTctagtaataatttattattaatctGTAGGTAGATGGATAGCTTCTATTGTCGACTTTTATAACAGTGGCATCTTCATGTTCCTGTTTGTCACTTGTGTTCTAGAGAAAAGTATAATGTGTTTGTCTTTCTTCaataataattgtatatgaAACCTCTAAGTTTATTTGAGATTTGAGTTGTCTGTGATCATGTGTCATATATGCAATATGTTGTAAGAACTTTTCTTACAAGGATTGTAAGACCTTATTATTTCTCTGtttatgtaatttataatttatatcttTTGCAAGTGAATATGATTCAATATTAGAGAATAACTATAGCCTATAGGGTCAGTCCTCTACATAGAGGAAGCATTTTCTTGTCTTAAACAAAACTAATGGGACGGTAGAGTTTTCTTACGGATATAAcctttagggtctgtttggttcaattgAGGGGAGGAAAAGGGAGATTTTAATGGAGGGAGATTTTAACGAGTGACCCCGggtactctttaagcattccatttaaagaaactttttattcaaaaagttaaatactacAATTTCCTCACTTTACTTTTCTTATGTCATAtactttctatattttttaaaattctacaTTAATAATTATAAGGTTTTTATTGTAATCCTTTTAATCTTCGCTGTCCATTTTCCATAATTTGTTGTTAAACTGTAGGTGGGTTGGCTTCTCCAAGTGGACTTTTACAACAATGGCATCTTTATTTATGTTCATGCTTTAGCACTTCAGTTCCCAGTGAAAAAATGTgttgtcttttttttaataatggtaTATGAAACCTCAAAGTTATTTATTCAAGATGGGTGTTGAAGGTGTTTTGatgttgaaaccattgtatATAGTCTTAGATGGTAgttgaaaatataataagatggCAGTTGAAAATTGAAAGCTTTTTTCATTCAAAGCATTAATGACTACTATTCCTTATTCCCATTCTGAGGCGTGTCGCACACATGTGTGAGGTGTTCGatggcatcgggcctcaaaattttgagggtctcaactcaaaattttgaggtcctataatattactaatatattatttatacttataaaatatcaaatgcatattaatatattaatttttaggccctaaaataatagttatatattgttaatgttcataaaatatcatatgtatcaatagattagttatctataatcgtaaatatagttctagtccattttaatctttacATACAATTTGATCTTAGATtaggatgttcctttttgacgttatataaagataattattttatatttcttgtttcatttaatttaatgcaattcatttaatattgataatttatatgtttataagaatgattttttttttttatattatatgctttACGGATTACCATTGTGTGGATAGCATGGAATTGCTCATTGGAAATACTCATTGTGTACTGTGCTTTACGGATTACCATTGTGTGGATAGCATGGAATtgccttctttctttctttctttgtttctttcttcaTGTAGAAATTAGAAGCTGCGCATAACAGTGTAGTCTTCACATACAGCAAAAAAGAAATTGCCACAACTTATCTAAAATGGCCGAAATGGCCGTGTCTTTTGTTCTTGAGCAACTGATTCCACTGTTAACAGAAGAAGCCAAGCTGTTGGGAGGTATTCACAAAGAATTTGCAGACATTAAAGATGAATTTGAATGCATTCAAGCCTTCCTTAAGGATGCTGATAAAAAAGCTAAAAGAGACGACACTACTGAAGGAGTCAAAACTTGGGTGAAGCAAGTTAGGGAAGCAGCTTTTCATATTGAAGATGTCATTGATGATTATCTGATCCAAGTGAGACAGGAGCCTCGTGATCCTGGATTTGTAGCTTTACTCCATAAGATTGTTCACTCACTCAAAGTTATTATCCCTCGTCATCAAATAGCGTCGAAGATTCAAGGCATTAAGTCATCTCTTCGTGGGATCAAGAAGAGAAGCCAAACCTATGGCTTTCAACGTTCTTTGGAACAAGGATCGAGAAGCTTTAGAGGAAGAAAAAGTGCGAAATGGCACGACCCTCGAATGGATGCTTTGTACATTGATGAAGCTGAAATGGTAGGCTTTGAAGaacccaaaaataaattgattgaatggtTGCTAGAGGGAAGATCTGAGCGCACTGTCATCGCTGTGGTAGGTATGGGAGGACAAGGAAAAACCACTCTTGCAAAAAAAGTTTTTGACAACAAAAAGGTAGTGGGAGACTTTGACTATCGTGTATGGATCACAGTGTCACAATCATACTATATAGAAGGGTTGCTGAGAAGCATGTTGAATGAGCTTTACAAACAAGAAGGGGACACTCCTCCTCAAGATATCTCTCAAATGGATCGAGAGTCGTTGATTTCTATGCTAAGAAACTACTTGCAACAAAAGAGGTATGTTTTTGTGTTTGATGATGTGTGGAACATACATTTTTGGAATGAGATTCAAAATGCATGTATTGATAATAAAATGGGGAGCAAGATATTTATTACAACGAGAAATATGGAAGTTGCCACAAATTGTCGTAAATCATCTGTTGTTAAAGTGCATGATATGCAACCTTTATCGGAAGTTCAATCATTTGAGTTGTTCAAAAAGAAGGCATTCCAAAAAAAAGACATTCCAAATGAGCTCAAAGAGATATCTTTAAAAATTGCAAACAAATGCAAAGGTTTACCGCTGGCAATTGTTGCCATTGGCGGTCTATTGTCTACAAAAGAGAAAAGCTTACTTGAGTGGCAGAAATTTTGTGATAAATTGCCTTTAGAGCTAAAGAGGGATTCCCATTTGACCGGGATAAACCAAATTTTAGCTTTGAGCTATGATGATTTGTCTTTTCATCTTAAGTCATGTTTGTTGTATTTTGGAATATATCCTGAAGATTATGAAGTTAAATCAAGGAGACTAATTCGGCAGTGGATAGCTGAAGGATTTGTGAAAGAAGAAAGTGGGAATACTTTGGAAGAAGTGGCAGAAGGATATTTAACAGAGTTAATCCATAGAAGTTTGGTGCAAGTATCTTCTGTTAGATTTGATGGAAAAGCTAAAAGTTGTTGTGTTCATGATCTAACACGTGAGATGATTCTTGAAAAGTGTGAAGATTTAAGTTTCTGCAAGAATATCAGTGGAAATGGTCATTCATCTTTATCTGGAAGTATCCGGCGCCTATCAATAACAACCCATTCCGATGATTTTATGAAACGTATTGAAAACTCACGTGTTCGATCACTATTTCTTTTCGAATATGATTCACAACTTTTGAGCAAAGCTTTTATTAGGAGAATCTTTAGAGAATATAGGCGCTTGAAGGTGCTTGAGTTTGATGTTTTCTCTAATGTTAGATTGAGTAATATCCTTCGTGAAAATTTGGGAAGCTTGATTCACTTGAAGTATTTAAGCTTAAATAATGATTATCGTCTGAATTATGGATTTAAACTTCCCAAATCAATTTCCATGCTCCAAAACCTGGAGACTTTGGATCTGAGACAATGCGCATTATATGACCTACCAAAGGAGGTTAGCAAGCTTAGAAAGTTACAACATCTTATTGGCTCCAGAATGTCTTTGTTTAAATTGAAGGGTGGTATAGGAGGCATGGAATCCCTACAAACTCTGAGTAGTGTGGAAATTGAAGATGGTGATGATGgaataaagataattaaagagCTGGGACAGCTAAGGCAGTTAAGGAAATTGAGCTTGTTTCTTGGGAACGAAGACCATATAAGCACTTTATCTTCATTGAATGAGATGCAACATTTGGAGAATCTAAAGATTGGGACAAAAAACGTAAGAAACCGTAGTTATGATTTAACTGATTTGCATTTGAATCCACCTCCATCTAAGCTTCGAACTCTTAAACTAACAGGAATGTTGGAGAAGTTTCCAGAATGGATTCTTCAACTTCAAAATCTTGTTAAGTTGAAGTTAATATTGTCCCTCTTAAAAGATGATCCAATAAAGTTGTTAGAAAACATGCAAAACTTGTTGTCCCTTTCATTCATCGAATATGCTTATGAAGGTGAAAGTTTACATTTTCATGATGGAGGGTTTCAAAATCTAAAGGAACTATACATTAGTGACTTGCCTAACTTGAATTCAATTGTAATTGAAAAAGGAGCATTGCAATCTCTAAAAAAGTTCGAGTTATACAAGATCCCCAACCTCAAGACTGTTCCTGCTGGCATCCAACACTTAGAAAAACTTCAAGTTCTCAATGTTCAATATGTGCCACATGAAGAACTTTATGCTGAACTTTAAGGAGTTAGAAATCATAAGCCATCCAACTTCAAGGGGGGAGAAAAGGTgatcattttattccatataattgaataaatatattCTTGGTAATATTTTTTGTTCTATAATCATTCAGTAACATACAAGCTTATTTTTATCCTAAAATAATTTCACTATTTTtcctcattttatttttcttatgtcATATGCtttgtatatttttgaattcttcatcaataattatcatattatttttattgtgttGTGACCCTCAAGAACTATTTTGTTGTAATCATTTCCATTCTCTCCTCAATGATCTTTAGtaataatttgttattaatCTTTAGGTGGTTGGCTTCTAGTGCGATGGAAATTCAGATTTCTCCAAGTGGACTTCTACAATAATGGCatctttatttatgtttttgtttctttgttggACATTTGAGTTGTTTGTGATGTATCATGTATGTAAGATGTTGTGAGAGCTTTCCTTTCGAGAATTGTAAGagataattatttattatattcaaactgcactctttttccctacATCAAGGTtttatcccactgggttttccttgatgaggtttttaatgaggcagttgaCCAATAATTTGGTATGCATTGTTGTTATtttgggttttggtctagtccccccaagctttttcttttttattttaataatatttggttAAAGTTGAGCATTTTGAATGTGGATGCAAatgtgccaacatagttgggatgtatGTGGCTTCATCTTTTGCTTCACTTTAACTTCTATTGGTGCTTAAATTGGAAAAATTAGCAGAAATTTTTTTGGTCAGGAACAGTGGGAGGGGggtgtttgaatgaattttctGGTGAGTCGGAGGTGCATACTTTGAATGTATTGTTGTTTTGATTGTATATTTGGTCATTTTAGAATGTCATTTGTTGATAgattataatttcttttagattCAATGCATTTCATTTAGATTAAATTACTGTACATGGTAGTTGAAAATATAGTTAGATGGCAGTTGAAAATTGAATGCATTTTTCAGACCATTATTGACTAATGAGTAATGACTACTATTCCGTATTCCCATTGGAAATAATCATTGTGTATTGTGGATTCTCATTTTGTGGATAGAATGGAattgtcttttttctttctttctttcttcatgTAGAAATTATAAGTTGCgcattgttgtgaattcgaaccgaaaaccacaccaataatacttAGTGTGTGAgacaaatgaattgaaacaACCAAATCAACAATGAATGAGCAATTAAACACAAAAGCTAAAACTATGAAAGCGACAAAGAACACGatgaaattgtttacccagttcggttaaaACCAACCTACTCTAGGGGAGAGGGAGCtttccgttccactatcaatagaatacttgattacaatgagattcaccacaagagttacaagatttagagttttcctaaatctacccttttcccgattctcttcccgtgaccaagagattcaatcaataagtgtttctAAGGTGTTACAATcacttccccaaccctagagaTTACTCAAGAGAAACCCTCTAACCTCTCCAGGCTTCATGTTCAAGAAAGAAccctaaaaatcacatttttcctCCCTCTTGCGGCTGCAAAACGCAGCAGAAAACATATATATCAGGTGACCTGCGCATGGCGCAGCACCACCTGCGCATAGTGCAGCCAACAGATCAAGAAACCAATTCTTGAAACAACAATTGTGCATGGCGCAGCCTCTCCTGCGCATGGCGCAGGGCACAGGGGCAGGACTGTTTTATGCTTTTATGCATCATTTCAAAGgcaattccaacaatctccaccttgccttcaAAATGATAATGGTGCCAACTTCCCACCAACCACCGTGCAGCTCCACCTTGAACTACCGTCCAAGACACCAGATCAAAT
This portion of the Trifolium pratense cultivar HEN17-A07 linkage group LG3, ARS_RC_1.1, whole genome shotgun sequence genome encodes:
- the LOC123912976 gene encoding disease resistance protein RPM1-like yields the protein MAEMAVSFVLEQLIPLLTEEAKLLGGIHKEFADIKDEFECIQAFLKDADKKAKRDDTTEGVKTWVKQVREAAFHIEDVIDDYLIQVRQEPRDPGFVALLHKIVHSLKVIIPRHQIASKIQGIKSSLRGIKKRSQTYGFQRSLEQGSRSFRGRKSAKWHDPRMDALYIDEAEMVGFEEPKNKLIEWLLEGRSERTVIAVVGMGGQGKTTLAKKVFDNKKVVGDFDYRVWITVSQSYYIEGLLRSMLNELYKQEGDTPPQDISQMDRESLISMLRNYLQQKRYVFVFDDVWNIHFWNEIQNACIDNKMGSKIFITTRNMEVATNCRKSSVVKVHDMQPLSEVQSFELFKKKAFQKKDIPNELKEISLKIANKCKGLPLAIVAIGGLLSTKEKSLLEWQKFCDKLPLELKRDSHLTGINQILALSYDDLSFHLKSCLLYFGIYPEDYEVKSRRLIRQWIAEGFVKEESGNTLEEVAEGYLTELIHRSLVQVSSVRFDGKAKSCCVHDLTREMILEKCEDLSFCKNISGNGHSSLSGSIRRLSITTHSDDFMKRIENSRVRSLFLFEYDSQLLSKAFIRRIFREYRRLKVLEFDVFSNVRLSNILRENLGSLIHLKYLSLNNDYRLNYGFKLPKSISMLQNLETLDLRQCALYDLPKEVSKLRKLQHLIGSRMSLFKLKGGIGGMESLQTLSSVEIEDGDDGIKIIKELGQLRQLRKLSLFLGNEDHISTLSSLNEMQHLENLKIGTKNVRNRSYDLTDLHLNPPPSKLRTLKLTGMLEKFPEWILQLQNLVKLKLILSLLKDDPIKLLENMQNLLSLSFIEYAYEGESLHFHDGGFQNLKELYISDLPNLNSIVIEKGALQSLKKFELYKIPNLKTVPAGIQHLEKLQVLNVQYVPHEELYAEL